The genomic segment GCCTTGGATCAAGCTGTCCGTCTCCGTGACGACGCGGAAGATGCGCGACTACGAGACCGACGGCGAGCACTACCACTTCGTGAACCGGCAGGAATTCCAGCGACTGATCGACGGCGGTCAGCTGCTCGAATGGGCCGAGTTCGCCGGCAACCTCTACGGCACGCCACGGGCGCAGGTCGAAGGTTGGCTGGGTCAGGGCCGGCCGGTCCTGCTCAAGATCGATCTGCAGGGCGCCCGGCAGGTGCGGGCCACGATGCCCGACGCCCAACTGGTGTTCCTGGCCCCACCCAGCGTCGAAGAACTGCGGCGCCGGCTGATCGGCCGGGGCACCGACGACGAGGAGACCATCCGCCGCCGGTTGGCCCACGCCGACGAGGAACTGGCCGCCGAGAAGGAATTCGACCGCACGGTGGTCAACGACTTCGTCGAGCGGGCCGCCGATGAGCTGGTAGGATTGCTCGGTTCGTCATATCTGACGCCAGCGCAAGCCCCAGAGCATTAAGGACTTTGAAACTGTGGGAACCATCGCGAACCCCGAAGGCATCACCAACCCGCCGATCGACGAGCTGCTCGACAAGACCTCGTCGAAGTACTCGCTGGTGATCTTCGCGGCTAAGCGCGCCCGCCAGGTCAACGCCTACTACAGCCAGCTCGGTGAGGGCCTCCTCGAATACGTGGGCCCGCTGGTCGAGACCACGCCGCAGGAGAAGCCGCTCTCGATCGCCATGCGTGAGATCAACGCTGGCCTGCTGACCGCCGAGGCCACCGACAACCCGTGACCCGGGCTGCCTGACCGGGGCCTTCGTCACCGGTCCAACGCCGCGCACCGCGCGGTCCCATTGATCCCGCGTCCCCGGGTTGCCGGGCGCGGGATCTTTGCTGTCCGGCTCGCTGCCCCACCAGCCGCCGCTCGCCGCTTCGCGCTCTTGTGCTTCCTCGGTTTCCGCGGCGTCGCGGCCCGTGCCTGCGCTTCCCGCACCTGCTGCGCCCGCGCACTGCGCGCGCGTCCTGCGTGTCCGCGTCCTGCGTGTCCGCGTCCTGCGTGTCCGCGTCCTCGTGCCCGGGTCCCGCGACCTCGTGCCCGCGTTCCGCGCGTCTGCGCTCTGCACGGCCGCCCCGCGCGAAGCGCCCCGCGCCCTGCGTGCCCGCCCTGCGCGAAGCGCTGCGCGCCCCGCTTATCGCGCGCGTCCTCCGCGCCGCGCCCTCTGCGCCTGCACCCCGCACCCACGCCCTGCGCGCCTGCGCCTCCGCGCGTTCCGCCCCGCAATCGCGCCCTGCGCGCCTGCGCCTCCGCGCGTTCCGCCCCGCAATCGCGCCCTGCGCGCCTGCGCCTCCGCGCGTTCCGCCCCGCAATCGCGCCCTGCGCGCCTGCGCCTCCGCGCGTTCCGCCCCGCAAATCGCGCCCTGCGCGCCTCCGCCCCCCGCCCCGCGCCCGCGTCCCGCCCCCGCGCCCGGCGCCCCGCCCCGCGCCTCGCCCCGCACTCCGCCTCTGCGCGGCTCTGGGGTCTTTGCTCTGTGTGCCGCTGTCCCGGTCCGCCCTTATACGCCTTTCTCGCATCCGCGCCGTCCCTGTGGATATCTCCGTGCTCCTTGTCCACAGGCCTGGGGTCCGGACCGCGCGGGGGCTTTGAGCGGGCTAGCGTTGGCTCCGACAGCGCTCGGAAGGGGTCTCGCGGTGACTGAAGTGGTGCTCGGGGTGGGCGGTGGCATCGCCGCCTACAAGGCCTGTGAACTGCTTCGGTTGTTCACCGAGTCGGGCGACCGGGTGCGCGTGGTGCCGACGGCTTCGGCGCTGAAGTTCGTCGGGGCGCCGACGTGGGCCGCCCTGTCGGGGCAGCCCGTGGCGACCGACGTGTGGGACGACGCGCACGAGGTGCCGCACGTGCGGATCGGGCGGGCGGCCGAGCTGGTCGTCGTCGCCCCGGCGACCGCCGACCTGCTGGCCAAGGCCGCGCACGGCATCGCCGACGACTTGCTGACCAACACGCTGCTCACGGCGACCTGCCCGATCGTGTACGCGCCGGCCATGCATACCGAGATGTGGGAGAACCCGGCCACTCAAGCCAATGTCGCGACCCTGCGGGCCCGCGGTGCGGTGGTGATCGAGCCGGCGGTGGGCCGGCTGACCGGCAAGGACACCGGTAAGGGTCGTCTCCCCGATCCTTCGGCGATTTGGGAGCTGGCTCGACGCGTACGGAAACGCGGTCTTGATCTTGATTTTGCCGGGCGGCACGTGGTGGTGACGGCGGGCGGCACGCGCGAGCCGCTCGACCCGGTGCGTTTTCTCGGCAACCGGTCGTCCGGCAAGCAGGGCTACGCGCTGGCCAAGGCGGCCGCGGCCCGGGGCGCACGGACGACGCTGATCGCGGCCAACGTGACGCTGCCCGATCCGGCGGGGGTCGACATCGTGCGCGTCGGCACGACCGAGGAGC from the Paractinoplanes abujensis genome contains:
- the gmk gene encoding guanylate kinase, producing MDDDARPAARLTVLSGPSGVGKDSVIELIRARSPWIKLSVSVTTRKMRDYETDGEHYHFVNRQEFQRLIDGGQLLEWAEFAGNLYGTPRAQVEGWLGQGRPVLLKIDLQGARQVRATMPDAQLVFLAPPSVEELRRRLIGRGTDDEETIRRRLAHADEELAAEKEFDRTVVNDFVERAADELVGLLGSSYLTPAQAPEH
- the coaBC gene encoding bifunctional phosphopantothenoylcysteine decarboxylase/phosphopantothenate--cysteine ligase CoaBC, yielding MTEVVLGVGGGIAAYKACELLRLFTESGDRVRVVPTASALKFVGAPTWAALSGQPVATDVWDDAHEVPHVRIGRAAELVVVAPATADLLAKAAHGIADDLLTNTLLTATCPIVYAPAMHTEMWENPATQANVATLRARGAVVIEPAVGRLTGKDTGKGRLPDPSAIWELARRVRKRGLDLDFAGRHVVVTAGGTREPLDPVRFLGNRSSGKQGYALAKAAAARGARTTLIAANVTLPDPAGVDIVRVGTTEELRLAVVKAAADADVVVMSAAPADFRPVTVAAEKIKKTEGGTPAPIELATNPDIAAELGASKRPGQILVAFAAETHDAIEHARAKLVKKRADLIVVNEVGVDRVFGADHNEVTLLGADGSTDSHAELPKDDVADMIYDRVATLLERQVADDGTAQHPRESGPAR
- the rpoZ gene encoding DNA-directed RNA polymerase subunit omega — protein: MGTIANPEGITNPPIDELLDKTSSKYSLVIFAAKRARQVNAYYSQLGEGLLEYVGPLVETTPQEKPLSIAMREINAGLLTAEATDNP